One segment of Bacillus alkalisoli DNA contains the following:
- a CDS encoding VOC family protein, producing the protein MWVMILIIIIGISTIIALLREQLKQNKRIIELLEEEKNNNSELEKVYERVKMTGCPIDERIETQPWGERCFYAKDPFGNPICFVDESTVFLGQEKE; encoded by the coding sequence ATGTGGGTAATGATACTGATTATTATTATAGGAATAAGTACGATTATTGCATTGTTAAGAGAGCAGTTGAAACAAAACAAGAGAATTATTGAACTGCTTGAAGAAGAAAAAAACAACAATTCTGAACTTGAAAAAGTGTATGAACGTGTAAAAATGACCGGGTGTCCAATTGATGAGAGGATTGAAACTCAACCTTGGGGAGAAAGATGTTTTTATGCCAAAGATCCTTTTGGCAATCCTATTTGTTTTGTAGACGAAAGTACCGTGTTTTTAGGACAAGAAAAGGAATAG
- a CDS encoding NAD(P)-binding oxidoreductase has translation MRVLVLGASGATGKLVVNQLIKRKINTRIFIRKSAVLFNHLEENPLVEIVKGNINEIDDSELNTLISECNVIILCLGHNVTPKGMFGNPRNLVFDAIKRVCETVKNNANKKVKIILMGTTGYTNTISGEANSTGEKIIFSVLELLLPPHRDNIKAANHLIREIGKEDEKIEWAIVRPDTLVNHDEESSYEIFESPVRSPLFNPGKTSRINVSRFITELVTVEKTWIEWRFKTPVVYNKSSLGSDT, from the coding sequence ATGAGAGTATTAGTTCTTGGGGCCAGCGGAGCTACTGGTAAACTAGTGGTCAATCAATTAATCAAAAGGAAAATTAATACTCGGATTTTCATTAGAAAAAGCGCAGTTCTGTTTAATCACCTAGAAGAAAATCCATTAGTGGAAATCGTTAAGGGAAATATCAACGAAATAGATGATTCTGAGTTGAATACCCTTATAAGTGAATGCAATGTCATTATTTTGTGTCTTGGTCACAATGTTACACCCAAAGGAATGTTTGGTAATCCTCGTAATTTAGTGTTTGATGCAATTAAAAGAGTATGTGAGACAGTCAAAAACAATGCTAACAAAAAAGTAAAGATCATTCTTATGGGTACGACAGGCTATACAAATACTATATCGGGAGAGGCAAATTCAACAGGAGAAAAAATCATCTTTTCCGTACTAGAGCTTTTGCTTCCACCTCATCGTGATAACATCAAGGCAGCAAATCATCTGATACGCGAGATTGGTAAAGAGGATGAAAAGATAGAATGGGCTATCGTCCGACCTGATACATTAGTTAACCATGATGAAGAAAGTTCTTATGAAATTTTCGAATCTCCTGTAAGAAGTCCATTATTCAATCCGGGTAAAACTAGCAGAATTAATGTAAGTCGTTTTATAACTGAACTAGTGACAGTTGAAAAAACGTGGATAGAATGGCGGTTTAAGACTCCGGTGGTTTATAATAAATCATCTTTAGGAAGCGATACGTAA
- a CDS encoding serine hydrolase domain-containing protein, which produces MLRTIDSSFVADLVSTSVSKKNIYGAVLCVENGDSSLSLLYGAGNLSENKPYFIASVTKLYVTTVLLLLRREGYLQLENKISEYFTDEILHELHIYKGIDYSKDITIKHLMSNTSGIPDYFSSEAVKELVTGKDQSWGFGRVIASAKKKKPKFAPGKRAQYSDTNYQLLGRIIETITKKEIHTVFKEFIFDELDLVETYLFEDVNDEKPATMYYKDKELHLPQYMSSIGPEGGIVSTAKESMLFLKAFFNGQFFSERIFH; this is translated from the coding sequence TTGCTAAGAACAATTGATTCATCATTTGTTGCTGATTTAGTTTCAACTTCGGTATCAAAGAAAAATATATATGGTGCTGTATTATGTGTTGAAAATGGGGACAGTTCTTTATCGCTCTTATACGGGGCAGGAAATCTATCTGAAAATAAACCATATTTTATCGCAAGTGTTACAAAATTATACGTAACAACTGTATTACTACTATTAAGAAGAGAAGGCTACTTACAATTAGAAAATAAAATCTCCGAATATTTTACGGATGAAATTCTACATGAACTCCACATATATAAAGGTATAGATTACTCCAAAGATATAACAATCAAACATTTAATGTCTAATACGTCAGGAATACCTGATTACTTTTCCTCTGAGGCGGTGAAGGAATTAGTGACAGGAAAAGATCAAAGTTGGGGTTTTGGAAGAGTAATAGCGAGTGCCAAAAAAAAGAAACCGAAATTCGCACCTGGAAAAAGGGCTCAATACTCTGATACAAATTATCAACTTTTAGGTAGAATTATTGAAACAATAACTAAAAAAGAAATCCATACGGTTTTCAAAGAATTTATTTTTGATGAACTAGATTTAGTGGAAACGTACTTATTTGAAGATGTGAATGATGAAAAACCTGCCACTATGTATTACAAAGATAAGGAACTCCATCTTCCCCAATATATGTCATCTATCGGACCAGAAGGAGGCATTGTATCAACTGCGAAGGAATCTATGCTATTTTTAAAGGCATTTTTCAATGGACAGTTCTTTTCCGAAAGAATATTTCACTGA